In a genomic window of Pseudomonas mohnii:
- a CDS encoding M18 family aminopeptidase gives MREELNQGLIDFLKASPTPFHATASLVQRLEAAGYQRLDEREPWNTETNGRYYVTRNDSSIVAIKMGRHSPLHGGIRLVGAHTDSPCLRVKPQPELQRQGFWQLGVEVYGGALLAPWFDRDLSLAGRVTFRRDGKVESQLIDFKAPIAIIPNLAIHLNREANMGWAINAQTELPPVLAQFAGDERVDFRAVLTDQLAREHGLNADVVLDYELSFYDTQSAAVIGLHGDFIAGARLDNLLSCYAGLQALLNADTEETCVLVCNDHEEVGSCSACGADGPMLEQTLRRLLPEGDEFVRTIQKSLLVSADNAHGVHPNYADKHDANHGPKLNAGPVIKVNSNQRYATNSETAGFFRHLCMAEEVPVQSFVVRSDMGCGSTIGPITASHLGVRTVDIGLPTFAMHSIRELCGSHDLAHLVKVLSAFYASRELP, from the coding sequence ATGCGCGAAGAGTTGAACCAAGGCCTGATCGACTTCCTCAAGGCCTCCCCCACCCCGTTCCATGCCACCGCCAGCCTTGTTCAGCGTCTGGAAGCAGCGGGCTATCAGCGCCTCGACGAGCGCGAGCCATGGAATACCGAGACCAATGGCCGCTACTACGTCACCCGTAACGACTCTTCGATCGTCGCGATCAAGATGGGCCGCCACTCGCCACTGCACGGCGGTATTCGCCTGGTGGGCGCCCACACGGACAGCCCTTGCCTGCGGGTCAAGCCGCAGCCGGAACTGCAGCGCCAGGGTTTCTGGCAGCTGGGTGTCGAAGTCTATGGCGGCGCACTGCTGGCCCCCTGGTTCGACCGTGACCTGTCCCTGGCTGGCCGCGTGACCTTCCGTCGCGACGGCAAGGTCGAGAGCCAGTTGATCGACTTCAAGGCACCGATTGCGATCATCCCGAACCTGGCCATTCACCTCAATCGCGAAGCCAACATGGGCTGGGCGATCAACGCCCAGACCGAGCTGCCGCCTGTGCTTGCACAATTTGCCGGCGACGAACGCGTGGATTTCCGCGCCGTGCTCACCGACCAGCTCGCCCGCGAACACGGTCTGAACGCCGACGTCGTGCTTGATTACGAGTTGAGTTTCTACGACACCCAAAGCGCCGCCGTCATCGGCCTGCATGGCGACTTCATCGCCGGCGCGCGCCTGGACAACCTGCTGTCGTGCTACGCCGGCCTGCAAGCGCTGCTCAACGCCGACACTGAAGAAACCTGCGTATTGGTCTGCAACGACCACGAAGAAGTGGGTTCCTGCTCGGCCTGCGGCGCCGATGGCCCGATGCTGGAGCAGACGCTGCGCCGCCTGCTGCCCGAAGGTGATGAATTCGTACGGACCATTCAGAAATCCCTGCTGGTCTCGGCTGACAACGCTCACGGCGTGCACCCGAACTACGCCGACAAGCATGACGCCAACCACGGCCCGAAACTCAACGCTGGCCCGGTGATCAAGGTCAACAGCAACCAGCGCTACGCCACCAACAGCGAAACCGCCGGGTTCTTCCGCCACCTGTGCATGGCCGAAGAAGTGCCAGTGCAAAGCTTCGTGGTGCGCAGCGACATGGGCTGCGGCTCAACCATCGGCCCGATCACCGCCAGCCACTTGGGGGTGCGCACCGTGGACATCGGCCTGCCGACCTTCGCCATGCACTCGATTCGCGAACTGTGCGGCAGCCATGACCTGGCACACCTGGTCAAAGTGCTGAGCGCGTTCTACGCCAGCCGCGAACTGCCGTAA
- the minE gene encoding cell division topological specificity factor MinE has product MNLFDFFRANKKQSTASVAKERLQIIVAHERGQRSTPDYLPALQKELVEVIRKYVNIGSDDVHVALESQGSCSILELNITLPDR; this is encoded by the coding sequence ATGAACCTTTTTGACTTCTTTCGTGCCAACAAAAAGCAAAGCACCGCGTCGGTAGCGAAAGAGCGTCTACAGATCATCGTGGCGCACGAACGCGGCCAACGCAGCACCCCGGACTACCTGCCGGCCTTGCAGAAGGAACTGGTCGAGGTGATCCGCAAGTACGTCAATATCGGGTCCGATGACGTGCACGTCGCACTGGAAAGCCAGGGCAGCTGCTCGATTCTGGAACTCAACATCACCCTGCCAGATCGCTGA
- a CDS encoding mechanosensitive ion channel family protein yields MFARLLALPCLFLLCLMTLLPMAPAQAVGLPSLLSPAKTQPEAQEPLGQSLDEVIKSLENDQQRNQLLADLKKLRDAAKKAQPITEEGVLGLIGGTLASLGKQFSEADSPITRWSNEFDLATDELMALALPANEWLPIAFAFAMILMVWSLLAAALIWISHRVRMRFGLTEELPQHPKALDMLRFALRKLGPWLIALVITVYMSYALPSSLGKSLAMVLAYALVVGTCFSAICVIAFSLLEGPHRHRALYILRHQAFRPLWLIGSFAAFGEALNDPRLSDSLGRHLAHTAATSANVLAALSTGLFILRFRRPIAHLIRNQPLSRRLTRRALSDTIEILGTFWYVPALVLVGISLFATFVSAGDTSTALRQSLICTVLLVLCMVINGLVRRHALKPQRGVKRHALYSERLNSFFYTLTHLLVWLAFIELGLRVWGMSLIRFTEGEGHEISVKLFSLGGTLIFAWLIWILSDTAVHHALTRSRKGLANARAQTMMPLIRNVLFVAIFIIALIVALANMGMNVTPLLAGAGVIGLAIGFGAQSLVADLITGLFIIIEDSLAIDDYVDVGGHMGTVEGLTIRTVRLRDIDGIVHTIPFSEIKSIKNYSREFGYAIFRVAVPASMDIDNAIKLMREVGQKMRTDPLQRRDIWSPLEIQGVESFESGNAILRARFKTAPIKQWEVSRAFNLLLKRHLDEAGMDLATPRMSVQVITAGGGPQKE; encoded by the coding sequence GTGTTCGCTCGCCTGCTCGCCCTACCGTGCCTGTTCCTGCTCTGCCTCATGACGCTGCTGCCGATGGCGCCTGCCCAGGCGGTCGGTCTGCCAAGCCTGCTCAGCCCGGCGAAAACCCAGCCCGAGGCACAGGAACCCTTGGGGCAATCCTTGGACGAAGTGATCAAATCACTGGAGAACGATCAGCAGCGAAACCAGCTACTGGCGGATCTGAAGAAGCTGCGCGACGCCGCGAAAAAGGCCCAACCCATCACCGAAGAGGGCGTGCTGGGCCTGATTGGCGGGACCCTGGCCAGTCTCGGAAAACAGTTTTCCGAAGCCGACAGCCCGATCACCCGTTGGTCCAACGAGTTCGACCTGGCCACGGACGAACTGATGGCACTGGCGCTGCCGGCCAATGAATGGCTACCCATCGCTTTCGCCTTCGCCATGATCCTGATGGTCTGGAGCCTGCTGGCGGCAGCGCTGATCTGGATCAGCCATCGGGTGCGCATGCGCTTCGGCCTCACCGAAGAACTGCCGCAACACCCCAAGGCCCTGGACATGCTGCGTTTCGCGTTGCGAAAACTCGGCCCCTGGCTGATTGCCTTGGTCATCACGGTGTACATGAGCTACGCGCTACCCTCGTCGTTGGGCAAAAGCCTGGCCATGGTGCTGGCCTATGCGCTGGTGGTCGGCACCTGTTTTTCCGCGATCTGCGTGATCGCCTTTTCCTTGCTCGAAGGTCCGCACCGCCACCGCGCCTTGTACATCCTTCGGCATCAGGCCTTTCGGCCGTTGTGGCTGATCGGCAGCTTCGCCGCATTCGGTGAAGCGCTGAACGACCCACGACTGAGCGACAGCCTTGGCAGACATTTGGCGCACACCGCCGCGACGTCGGCCAATGTATTGGCCGCGCTGTCCACCGGCTTGTTTATCTTGCGATTCCGTCGGCCGATTGCCCACTTGATCCGCAATCAGCCGCTGTCCCGGCGCCTGACCCGCCGCGCCCTTAGCGATACCATCGAAATTCTTGGCACCTTCTGGTACGTGCCGGCACTGGTGCTGGTCGGGATTTCCCTGTTCGCCACCTTTGTCTCGGCTGGCGATACCAGCACCGCACTGCGTCAGTCGCTGATCTGCACCGTGCTGCTGGTGCTGTGCATGGTGATCAACGGGCTGGTGCGCCGCCATGCCCTCAAGCCGCAACGCGGCGTGAAGCGCCACGCACTGTACTCGGAACGCCTGAACAGCTTTTTCTACACCCTCACCCACCTGTTGGTGTGGCTGGCGTTCATCGAACTCGGCCTGCGGGTCTGGGGCATGTCGCTGATCCGCTTCACTGAAGGCGAAGGCCATGAGATCAGCGTCAAACTGTTCAGCCTCGGTGGCACGCTGATCTTTGCCTGGCTGATCTGGATTCTCAGCGATACCGCCGTGCATCACGCCCTCACCCGCTCGCGCAAAGGCCTGGCCAATGCCCGTGCGCAAACGATGATGCCGCTGATTCGAAACGTGCTGTTCGTGGCAATCTTCATCATCGCGCTGATCGTCGCCCTGGCGAACATGGGCATGAATGTCACGCCGCTGCTGGCCGGTGCCGGCGTGATCGGCCTGGCGATCGGTTTCGGTGCCCAGTCGCTGGTGGCCGACCTGATCACCGGGCTGTTCATCATCATTGAAGACTCCCTGGCCATCGATGACTACGTCGACGTCGGCGGCCACATGGGGACGGTCGAAGGCCTGACCATTCGTACCGTGCGCCTGCGGGATATCGACGGCATCGTCCACACCATTCCGTTCAGCGAAATCAAAAGCATCAAAAACTATTCACGGGAATTCGGCTACGCGATCTTCCGGGTCGCGGTGCCTGCGAGCATGGATATCGACAACGCGATCAAACTGATGCGCGAGGTCGGCCAGAAAATGCGCACCGATCCGCTGCAACGGCGCGACATCTGGTCGCCGCTGGAGATTCAGGGTGTGGAAAGCTTCGAGTCCGGCAACGCGATTCTGCGCGCCCGCTTCAAGACCGCGCCGATCAAACAATGGGAAGTGTCCCGGGCATTCAATCTGTTGCTGAAACGGCATCTGGATGAAGCCGGGATGGATCTGGCCACCCCGCGGATGAGCGTGCAGGTCATCACGGCCGGTGGTGGACCACAAAAGGAATGA
- a CDS encoding RluA family pseudouridine synthase yields the protein MPLSNIHILHQDAAVLVVNKPTLLLSVPGRADDNKDCLITRLQENGYPEARIVHRLDWETSGIILLARDPDTHRELSRQFHDRETEKAYTALCWGQPELDSGSIDLPLRYDPPTKPRHVVDHEFGKHALTFWRVLERCGDWCRVELTPITGRSHQLRVHMLSIGHPLLGDGLYAHEQALAAWPRLCLHASMLSFTHPQTGERLRFECPAPF from the coding sequence ATGCCGTTGTCCAATATTCACATCCTTCACCAGGACGCCGCCGTGCTGGTGGTGAACAAGCCGACCCTGTTGCTTTCCGTCCCCGGCCGGGCCGACGACAACAAGGACTGTCTGATCACCCGTCTGCAAGAAAATGGCTACCCGGAAGCGCGAATCGTCCACCGACTGGATTGGGAAACATCCGGCATCATTCTGCTGGCCCGTGACCCGGACACTCATCGCGAGCTGTCCCGGCAGTTTCACGACCGCGAAACCGAAAAAGCCTACACCGCACTGTGCTGGGGTCAGCCGGAACTCGACAGCGGCAGCATCGATTTGCCACTGCGCTACGACCCACCGACCAAGCCACGTCATGTGGTCGACCATGAATTCGGCAAACACGCCCTGACGTTCTGGCGTGTGCTGGAGCGTTGCGGCGACTGGTGCCGCGTCGAGCTGACGCCCATCACCGGTCGCTCTCACCAACTGCGCGTGCACATGCTGTCCATCGGCCATCCGTTACTGGGCGACGGGCTTTACGCCCATGAGCAGGCACTGGCCGCCTGGCCGCGACTGTGCCTGCATGCGAGCATGCTCAGCTTCACCCATCCCCAGACCGGTGAACGCCTGCGTTTCGAGTGCCCGGCACCGTTCTGA